A window of Fusarium verticillioides 7600 chromosome 10, whole genome shotgun sequence contains these coding sequences:
- a CDS encoding serine/threonine protein kinase, giving the protein MASEARQRDHDLLSFMSIFLITHQRLDLSLTLLSVLIDDASIDVQVRSNKGGYFSVCLARSKDLLEARFLNRNDDILPDARTLPELVAVKIPRPDGDLNSARSRKMWSSMAMELQILRNKFIKNHPNIVQLLGICWKSVKDGVLMPSFVLEAAEIDLERFLDNPKALEYRKVLGLAVDIATGVRALHDVGIIHGDIKPANVLIFKDPQLTYVAKIADFGSSLLRSDIKSPMKLPFGSGFWQAPECRDHLNGNQLTKADIYSVGLVLWRLLAGDMMHLSLDAVKDDGLTRDAFFEQMKRNDELRIPALVHHCIMGLEDILGPNEKTEPSRSMYSIHKVVDDMASVIMMTLIQPKSRSDIKALLENLRIIMHQYLIWEEFRSIYSDDFKKNGPSKMNPQEQDIWLQPGLDEPTEDDVKRVLRLGRSTEWLNQSFSRIRLGGSVADVPGMDQIPESVAATHVAETWMRWRKLRDPKPDEAIALRPERAILEADSSMGTLRVLPPEIISNVMREVKRVAQDPKEDQTRRTETAWQCAMFYLRTVQLHPKSQGTIDESLSLLLQAAEGGHMGARGIVSHLYHSLGREFPRSRETDLAWLRDGICNGSETAKRRLQSLDPELYTRTIDLLRTRYSGFGLETPPQYWDQKTLSDDELFCETRIRHRIGMDANQEQTVLLCATSNRLELLKQLTEHGFVNVNHVNEWNESPLLWASKAGHRDVVFHLLDCGADPSVTSDEGTAPLHFLSSFDDEDIREVCRRLIEAGANLEARSNAGHRYRRGLDSTYGDVDGTSLTWAVAANNRAAVQALTTCGADPFDLPGLEISYSDTFGGMSHVSPVWFAAMNHQYYMLEILLRNVAKEKIKNFIDMYRRKFGSNDMSGHDNPIIAWCVTYAAQGIGRRILFHGKQHQEAFTKTFDMLVDYGADTDDVHRLAVQHGQSFVLDYLLGSGKIPRPTPRKWMEFILIAGATQDCITFDVLLRYSQADDLSAEQWHLYYGSFRGLPNNIEYLDVFRKHRDPKADYYLHYTKALMSGKFILARWFYDTGMCDLTQQVSTTKETILGLLLRRCKSYSNAILQLEQVLQLDLPDSCFWDVCKMSDSSFTALHQVVYFPEYQTSSTMANTALRLIVQKWYEPEHLNAQVAEGEFRGRTALHIAALTANVGAVRYLLQEEEESLDLTLLDCNNFSIVDTAAWGLMSQQSRIKLWDLPTEYHKSADLDHWRSVMEILVRLLKAGAKPNKIGLAVTRTEQEKIQVFDLEKFKVFTIPFRKSFYNIYELGDVSDF; this is encoded by the exons TCGTAAGATGTGGTCTTCCATGGCTATGGAGTTGCAAATCCTGCGAAACAAGTTTATCAAGAATCATCCCAATATCGTGCAGTTATTGGGAATATGCTGGAAATCTGTCAAAGATGGAGTTTTGATGCCTTCATTCGTCCTTGAGGCAGCGGAAATTGACCTGGAAAGGTTCTTGGACAACCCCAAAGCCCTGGAATATCGCAAGGTATTGGGCCTCGCAGTGGATATTGCCACGGGCGTTCGGGCCCTGCACGACGTTGGTATCATACATGGCGACATAAAGCCAGCAAACGTCCTTATCTTCAAGGATCCCCAACTCACCTATGTCGCCAAAATCGCCGACTTTGGATCGTCTCTCCTTCGATCAGACATCAAATCTCCCATGAAACTGCCTTTTGGCTCAGGGTTCTGGCAAGCACCAGAATGCCGAGACCATCTAAACGGCAACCAGCTTACCAAAGCGGATATATACTCTGTCGGTCTGGTTTTATGGCGACTACTCGCTGGAGACATGATGCACCTATCACTAGACGCAGTTAAGGATGACGGCCTGACGAGAGATGCATTCTTCGAACAGATGAAACGAAATGACGAGTTGAGAATTCCAGCTTTGGTTCATCATTGCATTATGGGCTTGGAAGATATCCTCGGCCCCAATGAGAAAACAGAGCCCTCGAGAAGCATGTATTCAATCCACAAAGTGGTTGACGACATGGCATCTGTTATCATGATGACATTGATCCAGCCGAAATCTCGATCAGATATCAAAGCACTGCTGGAGAACCTGCGAATCATTATGCACCAGTATCTCATATGGGAAGAGTTCCGTAGCATCTATTCCGATGACTTCAAAAAGAATGGACCTAGTAAGATGAACCCGCAAGAGCAGGACATATGGCTCCAGCCAG GCCTTGATGAACCAACCGAGGACGATGTCAAGAGAGTCCTGCGTCTAGGAAGGTCGACGGAGTGGCTCAATCAGTCTTTCAGTCGTATCAGACTCGGTGGTTCGGTTGCTGATGTCCCTGGAATGGATCAGATACCTGAGAGTGTTGCCGCTACTCATGTTGCGGAAACTTGGATGCGATG GCGAAAGCTAAGAGATCCGAAGCCCGACGAGGCTATAGCCCTTCGCCCAGAACGAGCAATACTAGAG GCAGACTCTTCCATGGGGACACTGAGGGTCTTGCCACCCGAGATCATAAGTAATGTCATGCGAGAGGTAAAGCGAGTTGCACAAGACCCTAAGGAAGACCAAACTCGCCGCACAGAAACAGCATGGCAGTGCGCAATGTTCTATCTTCGAACAGTTCAGCTCCACCCCAAAAGTCAAGGCACAATCGATGAATCACTCTcactgcttcttcaagctgcaGAAGGAGGGCACATGGGTGCTCGTGGGATCGTTAGCCACCTGTACCATTCTCTGGGGAGAGAGTTTCCGAGGTCGAGGGAAACAGATCTGGCCTGGCTGCGAGATGGCATTTGCAACGGCAGTGAGACTGCGAAGCGTCGCCTGCAGTCTCTAGACCCAGAGTTGTATACCCGAACAATCGACCTACTACGTACACGGTACTCTGGTTTTGGACTTGAGACCCCACCACAGTACTGGGATCAAAAGACACTCTCGGATGACGAACTATTTTGCGAGACTCGAATCCGTCACCGGATTGGCATGGACGCTAATCAGGAACAAACTGTACTTCTCTGTGCAACATCTAACCGTCTTGAGCTCTTGAAACAATTGACCGAGCATGGCTTTGTCAACGTCAACCACGTCAACGAATGGAACGAGTCTCCTCTTTTATGGGCTTCAAAAGCTGGGCATAGAGACGTTGTCTTTCACCTTTTGGATTGCGGTGCTGATCCCTCGGTCACTAGCGACGAAGGGACTGCTCCACTTCATTTTCTTAGCTctttcgacgatgaagatattcGTGAGGTGTGTCGACGGCTGATCGAGGCTGGTGCAAATCTGGAGGCTCGTTCAAACGCTGGACATCGATATCGACGAGGCTTGGATTCGACGtacggtgatgttgatggaaCGTCACTAACATGGGCCGTCGCAGCGAATAACAGAGCGGCCGTCCAGGCATTAACCACCTGTGGTGCTGATCCATTTGATCTTCCGGGCCTGGAGATTTCGTATTCTGATACCTTCGGTGGCATGTCCCACGTCTCTCCCGTCTGGTTCGCTGCGATGAATCACCAATACTACATGCTTGAGATCTTATTGCGGAATGtagccaaagagaagatcaagaattTCATCGACATGTACCGGAGAAAGTTTGGATCGAACGACATGTCTGGACATGACAACCCCATTATCGCTTGGTGCGTAACTTATGCTGCTCAAGGCATAGGTAGAAGAATTCTCTTCCATGgcaaacaacaccaagaagcttttACCAAGACTTTTGATATGTTGGTGGACTACGGCGCTGATACGGACGACGTCCACCGTCTGGCTGTTCAACACGGGCAGTCATTCGTGCTGGACTATCTTCTCGGTTCTGGAAAGATACCGAGGCCAACACCACGGAAGTGGATGGAGTTTATTCTGATTGCAGGGGCGACACAAGATTGTATCACTTTCGATGTGCTGCTTCGTTACTCACAAGCTGATGATCTTTCAGCAGAACAGTGGCATCTTTACTACGGATCTTTCAGGGGTTTGCCGAATAATATTGAGTATCTGGACGTATTCAGGAAGCACAGAGACCCTAAAGCAGACTACTACCTTCACTACACTAAGGCCCTCATGAGCGGAAAGTTCATCCTTGCTCGTTGGTTTTACGACACAGGGATGTGTGATCTTACCCAACAAGTCAGTACAACAAAAGAGACCATCCTGGGCTTACTCCTCCGTCGCTGTAAATCCTACTCCAACGCGATTCTTCAGCTCGAACAAGTCTTACAACTAGATCTTCCCGATTCGTGCTTCTGGGATGTATGTAAGATGTCTGACTCCAGTTTCACTGCTCTTCACCAAGTTGTGTATTTCCCAGAGTACCAGACCAGTAGTACTATGGCCAACACAGCGCTGAGACTGATCGTTCAGAAGTGGTATGAGCCAGAGCATCTCAACGCTCAAGTCGCAGAGGGAGAGTTTAGAGGGAGAACGGCACTGCATATAGCTGCGCTGACAGCCAATGTCGGAGCCGTTCGGTATTTACtccaagaggaagaagagtccCTTGACTTGACGTTACTTGACTGCAACAACTTCAGCATCGTGGACACAGCAGCTTGGGGATTAATGAGTCAGCAAAGTCGTATCAAACTATGGGATCTTCCGACAGAATACCACAAGTCAGCTGATTTAGATCACTGGCGAAGTGTCATGGAGATTCTAGTACGGCTGCTGAAAGCTGGGGCTAAGCCGAATAAGATTGGCCTTGCTGTGACGAGGActgagcaggagaagatccaggtctttgatcttgagaagttcaaggttTTTACTATTCCGTTTCGTAAGTCCTTTTACAATATTTATGAGCTAGGGGATGTTTCTGACTTCTAG